A genome region from Glycine max cultivar Williams 82 chromosome 5, Glycine_max_v4.0, whole genome shotgun sequence includes the following:
- the OMT5 gene encoding anthocyanin 3'-O-methyltransferase, with protein MAEEERHCKSKRKEGLTKHRMSSNPVILQSVNLTKYILETSVYPREEETLKELRKATAGHPWGFMGAAPDAGQLMTLLLKLLNAKKTIEVGVFTGYSLLLTALTIPDDGKIIALDPDREAYEIGLPFIKKAGVEHKIDFIESPALPVLDKLLEDPSNKESFDFAFVDADKDNYWNYHERLLKLVKIGGLIIYDNTLWGGTVAWPEEDVPVPKRKFRQATLAFNKAIADDSRVEISVVSIGDGFTICRRAH; from the exons ATGGCCGAAGAGGAGAGGCATTGTAAGTCGAAGAGAAAAGAAGGCTTAACAAAGCACAGAATGTCCTCTAATCCAGTAATACTGCAGAGTGTGAACTTGACCAAG TATATACTGGAGACCAGCGTTTATCCACGAGAAGAAGAGACTCTCAAAGAGCTAAGGAAAGCCACTGCAGGCCACCCTTG GGGCTTTATGGGCGCTGCTCCCGATGCGGGTCAGCTAATGACCTTGCTCTTGAAGTTGTTGAATGCTAAGAAGACAATTGAAGTGGGAGTTTTTACTGGGTACTCTCTTCTCCTCACTGCACTTACCATTCCAGATGATGGAAAG ATTATAGCCCTGGATCCAGACAGAGAAGCTTATGAGATAGGATTACCGTTCATTAAAAAGGCTGGTGTAGAGCACAAGATCGACTTCATAGAGTCTCCAGCTCTACCGGTTCTTGATAAACTCTTAGAAGAT CCTTCAAATAAGGAAAGTTTTGACTTTGCCTTCGTTGATGCCGATAAAGATAACTATTGGAATTACCACGAGAGGCTTCTTAAACTGGTAAAGATTGGTGGGTTAATCATCTATGATAACACTCTCTGGGGTGGAACTGTTGCCTGGCCTGAAGAGGATGTTCCTGTACCAAAAAGGAAATTCAGGCAGGCTACACTGGCTTTCAACAAAGCAATTGCTGATGATTCTCGTGTTGAAATTTCTGTTGTTTCAATAGGTGATGGCTTCACTATCTGCAGGCGTGCTCATTGA
- the LOC100792186 gene encoding 40S ribosomal protein S15a-5: protein MGRRILNDALRSMVNAERRGKALVELKPISTVMSSFLQIMKHHGYIKDFQVYDPHRVGRIRVELQGRINDCKALSHRKDLKARDIEAYRLQTLPTHQWGYVVITTPDGILDHEEAIRKNVGGQVLGYFH from the exons ATGGGGAGGAGGATACTGAATGATGCGTTGAGGAGTATGGTGAATGCAGAGAGGAGAGGGAAAGCTTTGGTGGAACTCAAGCCAATCTCCACTGTTATGTCTTCCTTTCTCCAAATCATGAAACACCATG GGTATATCAAGGACTTTCAAGTCTATGATCCGCATAGAGTGGGGAGGATAAGAGTTGAACTACAAGGTAGGATTAACGATTGCAAGGCCCTTTCGCACCGAAAGGACCTTAAGGCAAGGGATATTGAAGCCTATAGATTGCAGACTCTTCCAACACATCAG TGGGGTTATGTTGTCATTACAACTCCTGATGGTATTTTGGATCATGAAGAGGCCATTAGGAAGAATGTAGGTGGCCAGGTTCTTGGTTACTTTCACTAA
- the LOC100797999 gene encoding zinc protease PQQL-like isoform X1, producing MELLPAGTPPISKKQGFRSLKLVNVDMDQLLSDQPVGVDYGILDNGLRYYVRCNSKPRMRAALALAVRAGSVLEEEDERGVAHIVEHLAFSATKKYTNHDIIKFLESIGAEFGACQNAVTSADDTVYELLVPVDKPELLSRAISVLAEFSSEIRVSKDDLEKERGAVMEEYRGSRNATGRLQDAHWILMMEGSKYAERLPIGLERVIRTVSSETVKHFYKKWYHLCNMAVIAVGDFSDTQGVVELIKTHFGQKIPDPDPPLIPTIQVPSHDEPRFSCFVESEAAGSAVMISYKIPTDELKTVKDYCNLLAESMFLYALNQRFFKIARRNDPPYFSCSAAADVLVRPLKANIMTSSCKRKGTIEALESMLIEVARVRLHGFSEREISVVRALLMSEIESAYLERDQIQSTSLRDEYLQHFLHNEPVVGIEYEAQLQKTLLPHISTLEVSKCSEKLRTSCSCVIKTIEPQPFAVLDDLKNVVKKVNLLEEEGRISPWDDEHVPEEIVTTKPNMGHVVQELKYSNIGATELILSNGMRICYKHTDFLDDQVIFTGYSYGGLSELPENEYFSCSMGPTIAGEIGVFGYRPSVLMDMLAGKRAEVGTKIGAYMRTFYGDCSPSDLETALQLVYQLFTTNLTPGEEDVKIVMQMAEEAVSAQDRDPYTAFTNRVKELNYGNSYFFRPIRKSDLQKVDPRKACEFFSTCFKDPSAFTVVIVGNIDPTIAMPLILQYLGGIPKPPEPVMHFNRDELKGLPFTFPTSIHREVVRSPMVEAQCLVQICFPVELKNGTMVEEIHFVGFLSKLLETKIMQVLRFKHGQIYSVGVSVFLGGNKPSRIGDIRGDISINFSCDPEISSKLVDIALDEMLRLQEEGPSEQDVSTILEIEQRAHENGLQENYYWLDRILHSYQSRVYSGDVGTSFEIQDEGRSKVRSSLTTLTAQLALKRILPFPCKNKYTVVILMPKASPFQLLKSVFQSARTNYGREAKILAGVTGLAVLAFSLWRRAQNNSRHLLSRGAN from the exons ATGGAATTACTTCCGGCTGGTACACCTCCGATCTCGAAGAAACAAGGATTCCGATCCCTGAAGCTCGTCAACGTCGACATGGACCAACTCCTCTCCGACCAACCCGTCGGCGTCGACTACGGCATACTCGACAATGGCCTTCGCTACTACGTTCGCTGCAATTCCAAACCTCGCATGCGAGCTGCTCTCGCTCTCGCCGTCAGGGCCGG GTCAGTTCTCGAAGAAGAGGATGAACGCGGAGTTGCTCACATTGTTGAGCACCTCGCTTTCAGTGCCACCAAGAAATACACCAATCACGACATCATCAAGTTCCTCGAGAGTATCGGAGCCGAATTCGGTGCTTGTCAGAACGCCGTGACCTCCGCCGACGACACCGTTTACGAGCTCCTCGTTCCGGTCGACAAGCCGGAGCTGTTGTCTCGGGCCATTTCGGTTTTGGCCGAGTTCAGTTCAGAG ATTCGAGTCTCGAAGGATGATTTGGAGAAGGAAAGAGGAGCTGTCATGGAAGAGTACAGAGGAAGCAGAAATGCCACGGGGAGGCTGCAGGATGCTCATTGGATATTGATGATGGAAGGTTCAAAG TATGCTGAAAGGTTGCCAATTGGACTAGAGAGAGTGATTCGAACAGTTTCTTCTGAGACTGTGAAACATTTTTACAAGAAGTGGTACCATTTATGCAATATGGCAGTGATAGCAGTTGGAGATTTTTCTGATACACAG GGTGTAGTTGAGTTGATAAAGACTCATTTTGGCCAGAAAATTCCAGATCCTGATCCTCCACTTATACCAACAATCCAGGTTCCATCACATGATGAGCCACGTTTTTCATGTTTTGTTGAATCGGAAGCTGCCGGG TCTGCAGTGATGATCAGTTATAAGATACCAACGGATGAGCTTAAAACAGTAAAAGACTACTGTAATTTACTTGCAGAATCCATGTTCCTCTATGCCTTAAACCAGAGGTTCTTTAAAATAGCACGTAGAAATGATCCACCCTATTTCTCCTgttctgctgctgctgatgtTCTAGTCCGTCCATTAAAGGCCAATATAATGACTTCATCTTGTAAAAGAAAAGGAACTATCGAAGCGTTGGAATCAATGTTAATAGAG GTTGCAAGGGTAAGACTTCATGGCTTTTCAGAGCGTGAAATATCTGTAGTTCGTGCCCTGTTGATGTCAGAGATTGAATCTGCTTATTTGGAGCGTGATCAAATTCAATCTACCAGCTTGAGAGATGAATatttacaa CATTTTCTCCACAATGAACCTGTTGTTGGAATTGAGTATGAAGCTCAACTCCAAAAGACTCTTCTACCAC ATATATCAACATTAGAGGTCTCTAAGTGTTCAGAGAAATTAAGGACATCGTGTAGCTGTGTCATAAAGACTATTGAGCCCCAACCATTTGCCGTGCTTGATGATCTGAAaaatgttgttaagaaagtcaATCTTCTTGAGGAAGAGGGTAGAATCTCTCCTTGGGACGATGAACATGTTCCAGAAGAAATTGTCACTACAAAGCCAAATATGGG GCATGTTGTGCAGGAAttgaaatattcaaatattggAGCTACTGAACTGATTCTGTCAAATGGCATGCGGATCTGCTATAAGCATACGGACTTTCTTGATGACCAG GTTATCTTCACAGGGTATTCATATGGGGGCTTATCTGAACTCCCAGAGAATGAGTACTTCTCTTGTTCGATGGGACCGACTATTGCTGGGGAAATTGGTGTGTTTGGTTATAGACCATCTGTCCTAATGGATATGCTTGCTGGCAAGAGAGCTGAAGTCGGTACCAAGATTGGTGCATATATGAGAACTTTTTATGGTGATTGTTCACCTTCAGACCTAGAAACTGCTTTGCAG CTTGTTTATCAGCTGTTTACGACAAATTTAACACCAGGTGAAGAAGATGTCAAAATAGTCATGCAAATGGCTGAAGAAGCAGTATCTGCTCAAGATAGGGATCCATATACTGCTTTTACAAACCGTGTAAAGGAGCTTAACTATGGAAACTCTTATTTCTTCCGG CCTATTAGAAAAAGTGACTTACAAAAGGTTGATCCACGGAAAGCTTGTGAATTCTTCAGTACATGTTTCAAAGATCCATCAGCATTTACTGTTGTGATTGTTGGGAACATTGACCCCACTATTGCGATGCCCTTGATATTGCAGTACCTG GGTGGAATACCAAAACCTCCTGAACCTGTTATGCATTTTAACCGTGATGAACTGAAAGGATTACCTTTCACTTTTCCGACATCAATCCATAG AGAAGTAGTTCGGAGTCCCATGGTAGAAGCACAGTGCTTGGTGCAGATATGCTTTCCTGTGGAGCTGAAGAATGGGACCATG GTGGAAGAGATTCACTTTGTTGGGTTCTTGAGCAAGCttcttgaaacaaaaataatgcaGGTTCTCCGTTTCAAGCATGGGCAG ATATACTCTGTAGGTGTTTCAGTATTTCTCGGTGGTAATAAACCCTCAAGAATAGGTGACATTCGTGGAGACATTAGCATAAATTTCTCCTGTGATCCAGAGATATCTTCCAAGCTG GTAGATATTGCTTTGGATGAAATGTTACGTCTTCAAGAGGAAGGGCCTTCAGAACAGGATGTTTCAACCATACTTGAAATTGAGCAACGAGCTCATGAGAATGGACTGCAG GAAAATTATTACTGGCTGGATAGGATTTTGCACAGCTATCAATCAAGAGTCTATTCTGGTGACGTTGGCACTTCTTTTGAG ATTCAAGATGAAGGGCGATCAAAAGTTAGATCATCCCTTACAACGTTGACTGCACAGTTGGCACTAAAAAGAATATTGCCTTTTCCTTGCAAAAACAAGTATACTGTTGTGATTCTAATGCCCAAGGCTTCTCCTTTTCAATTACTGAAATCAGTATTCCAATCTGCTCGAACTAACTATGGCAGAGAAGCAAAG ATTTTGGCAGGAGTTACTGGCCTGGCAGTTTTGGCATTCAGTTTGTGGAGACGTGCTCAAAATAATAGCAGACATTTGCTTAGCAGAGGCGCGAATTAG
- the LOC100797999 gene encoding zinc protease PQQL-like isoform X2: protein MLIKMYAERLPIGLERVIRTVSSETVKHFYKKWYHLCNMAVIAVGDFSDTQGVVELIKTHFGQKIPDPDPPLIPTIQVPSHDEPRFSCFVESEAAGSAVMISYKIPTDELKTVKDYCNLLAESMFLYALNQRFFKIARRNDPPYFSCSAAADVLVRPLKANIMTSSCKRKGTIEALESMLIEVARVRLHGFSEREISVVRALLMSEIESAYLERDQIQSTSLRDEYLQHFLHNEPVVGIEYEAQLQKTLLPHISTLEVSKCSEKLRTSCSCVIKTIEPQPFAVLDDLKNVVKKVNLLEEEGRISPWDDEHVPEEIVTTKPNMGHVVQELKYSNIGATELILSNGMRICYKHTDFLDDQVIFTGYSYGGLSELPENEYFSCSMGPTIAGEIGVFGYRPSVLMDMLAGKRAEVGTKIGAYMRTFYGDCSPSDLETALQLVYQLFTTNLTPGEEDVKIVMQMAEEAVSAQDRDPYTAFTNRVKELNYGNSYFFRPIRKSDLQKVDPRKACEFFSTCFKDPSAFTVVIVGNIDPTIAMPLILQYLGGIPKPPEPVMHFNRDELKGLPFTFPTSIHREVVRSPMVEAQCLVQICFPVELKNGTMVEEIHFVGFLSKLLETKIMQVLRFKHGQIYSVGVSVFLGGNKPSRIGDIRGDISINFSCDPEISSKLVDIALDEMLRLQEEGPSEQDVSTILEIEQRAHENGLQENYYWLDRILHSYQSRVYSGDVGTSFEIQDEGRSKVRSSLTTLTAQLALKRILPFPCKNKYTVVILMPKASPFQLLKSVFQSARTNYGREAKILAGVTGLAVLAFSLWRRAQNNSRHLLSRGAN from the exons ATGTTAATTAAAATG TATGCTGAAAGGTTGCCAATTGGACTAGAGAGAGTGATTCGAACAGTTTCTTCTGAGACTGTGAAACATTTTTACAAGAAGTGGTACCATTTATGCAATATGGCAGTGATAGCAGTTGGAGATTTTTCTGATACACAG GGTGTAGTTGAGTTGATAAAGACTCATTTTGGCCAGAAAATTCCAGATCCTGATCCTCCACTTATACCAACAATCCAGGTTCCATCACATGATGAGCCACGTTTTTCATGTTTTGTTGAATCGGAAGCTGCCGGG TCTGCAGTGATGATCAGTTATAAGATACCAACGGATGAGCTTAAAACAGTAAAAGACTACTGTAATTTACTTGCAGAATCCATGTTCCTCTATGCCTTAAACCAGAGGTTCTTTAAAATAGCACGTAGAAATGATCCACCCTATTTCTCCTgttctgctgctgctgatgtTCTAGTCCGTCCATTAAAGGCCAATATAATGACTTCATCTTGTAAAAGAAAAGGAACTATCGAAGCGTTGGAATCAATGTTAATAGAG GTTGCAAGGGTAAGACTTCATGGCTTTTCAGAGCGTGAAATATCTGTAGTTCGTGCCCTGTTGATGTCAGAGATTGAATCTGCTTATTTGGAGCGTGATCAAATTCAATCTACCAGCTTGAGAGATGAATatttacaa CATTTTCTCCACAATGAACCTGTTGTTGGAATTGAGTATGAAGCTCAACTCCAAAAGACTCTTCTACCAC ATATATCAACATTAGAGGTCTCTAAGTGTTCAGAGAAATTAAGGACATCGTGTAGCTGTGTCATAAAGACTATTGAGCCCCAACCATTTGCCGTGCTTGATGATCTGAAaaatgttgttaagaaagtcaATCTTCTTGAGGAAGAGGGTAGAATCTCTCCTTGGGACGATGAACATGTTCCAGAAGAAATTGTCACTACAAAGCCAAATATGGG GCATGTTGTGCAGGAAttgaaatattcaaatattggAGCTACTGAACTGATTCTGTCAAATGGCATGCGGATCTGCTATAAGCATACGGACTTTCTTGATGACCAG GTTATCTTCACAGGGTATTCATATGGGGGCTTATCTGAACTCCCAGAGAATGAGTACTTCTCTTGTTCGATGGGACCGACTATTGCTGGGGAAATTGGTGTGTTTGGTTATAGACCATCTGTCCTAATGGATATGCTTGCTGGCAAGAGAGCTGAAGTCGGTACCAAGATTGGTGCATATATGAGAACTTTTTATGGTGATTGTTCACCTTCAGACCTAGAAACTGCTTTGCAG CTTGTTTATCAGCTGTTTACGACAAATTTAACACCAGGTGAAGAAGATGTCAAAATAGTCATGCAAATGGCTGAAGAAGCAGTATCTGCTCAAGATAGGGATCCATATACTGCTTTTACAAACCGTGTAAAGGAGCTTAACTATGGAAACTCTTATTTCTTCCGG CCTATTAGAAAAAGTGACTTACAAAAGGTTGATCCACGGAAAGCTTGTGAATTCTTCAGTACATGTTTCAAAGATCCATCAGCATTTACTGTTGTGATTGTTGGGAACATTGACCCCACTATTGCGATGCCCTTGATATTGCAGTACCTG GGTGGAATACCAAAACCTCCTGAACCTGTTATGCATTTTAACCGTGATGAACTGAAAGGATTACCTTTCACTTTTCCGACATCAATCCATAG AGAAGTAGTTCGGAGTCCCATGGTAGAAGCACAGTGCTTGGTGCAGATATGCTTTCCTGTGGAGCTGAAGAATGGGACCATG GTGGAAGAGATTCACTTTGTTGGGTTCTTGAGCAAGCttcttgaaacaaaaataatgcaGGTTCTCCGTTTCAAGCATGGGCAG ATATACTCTGTAGGTGTTTCAGTATTTCTCGGTGGTAATAAACCCTCAAGAATAGGTGACATTCGTGGAGACATTAGCATAAATTTCTCCTGTGATCCAGAGATATCTTCCAAGCTG GTAGATATTGCTTTGGATGAAATGTTACGTCTTCAAGAGGAAGGGCCTTCAGAACAGGATGTTTCAACCATACTTGAAATTGAGCAACGAGCTCATGAGAATGGACTGCAG GAAAATTATTACTGGCTGGATAGGATTTTGCACAGCTATCAATCAAGAGTCTATTCTGGTGACGTTGGCACTTCTTTTGAG ATTCAAGATGAAGGGCGATCAAAAGTTAGATCATCCCTTACAACGTTGACTGCACAGTTGGCACTAAAAAGAATATTGCCTTTTCCTTGCAAAAACAAGTATACTGTTGTGATTCTAATGCCCAAGGCTTCTCCTTTTCAATTACTGAAATCAGTATTCCAATCTGCTCGAACTAACTATGGCAGAGAAGCAAAG ATTTTGGCAGGAGTTACTGGCCTGGCAGTTTTGGCATTCAGTTTGTGGAGACGTGCTCAAAATAATAGCAGACATTTGCTTAGCAGAGGCGCGAATTAG
- the LOC100306335 gene encoding 60S ribosomal protein L31-like, translating into MVEKAKGRKEEVVTREYTINLHKRLHGCTFKKKAPKAIKEIRKFAQKAMGTNDVRVDVKLNKAVWSQGIRSVPRRIRVRIARKRNDDEDAKEELYSLVTVVEIPKEELKGLETKVIDDED; encoded by the exons ATGGTGGAGAAGGCCAAGGGTAGGAAGGAGGAGGTTGTCACTCGAGAGTACACCATCAACCTCCACAAACGCTTGCATGGCTG CACATTTAAGAAGAAGGCTCCTAAAGCAATTAAGGAGATAAGGAAGTTTGCTCAGAAAGCGATGGGGACGAATGATGTAAGAGTGGATGTGAAGCTCAACAAGGCTGTGTGGAGCCAGGGGATCCGGAGCGTCCCAAGGAGGATTAGGGTTCGCATTGCTCGCAAGAGGAACGACGATGAGGATGCAAAGGAAGAGCTCTATTCCCTTGTTACTGTCGTCGAAATCCCCAAGGAGGAGCTCAAAGGTTTGGAAACCAAGGTTATTGATGATGAAGATTGA
- the LOC100791130 gene encoding uncharacterized protein, giving the protein MKKLARKLHNEEDENLSLPVHDGDSRPLDPQEQEELVRSLERSQAQQSRLWRTVFAALFFCYIVFLLYSIFQQASSPWELRYHAYFMEEIYSWMIIFADWVAVLACSFAIIGLLDQSMHRRRWIHYSWYTAVILAIFWLYYMLRLPKFRWDVIWLPFGPLGASAICLYVDHLLTESSEEVRKLRGYMYTSKAS; this is encoded by the exons ATGAAAAAGCTGGCAAGGAAGTTGCACAATGAAGAAGACGAAAACTTATCTCTTCCGGTTCACGACGGAGACTCTCGTCCCTTGGACCCTCAAG AGCAAGAAGAGCTGGTTCGTTCTCTTGAAAGGAGTCAAGCTCAGCAGAGTCGCTTATGGAGG ACGGTATTTGCAGCTCTATTCTTCTGTTACATCGTGTTTCTTTTGTACTCCATCTTCCAGCAGGCTTCATCTCCGTGGGAACTG CGGTATCACGCTTACTTCATGGAGGAGATCTACTCGTGGATGATTATATTTGCAG ACTGGGTGGCTGTTTTAGCATGCTCATTTGCCATCATAGGATTGCTTGACCAGTCAATGCATCGCAGGAGATGGATCCATTACTCATGGTACACTGCCGTTATTCTGGCAATCTTCTGGCTATATTACATGTTGAG GTTGCCAAAGTTCCGTTGGGATGTTATATGGCTACCATTTGGTCCTCTTGG TGCATCTGCAATCTGCCTCTATGTGGATCATTTACTAACTGAGTCATCAGAAGAGGTAAGAAAGCTTCGTGGATACATGTATACCTCCAAAGCAAGCTAG
- the LOC100790605 gene encoding asparagine--tRNA ligase, cytoplasmic 1 yields the protein MADASSPPTDQLAAITLDEVPKANFSDRVPIRSIISRTDGGSGLAGRKARVGGWVKTGRKADKDAFAFLEINDGSCAGNLQVIVEAALGELGQLVPTGTCVVVDGHLKLPPAGTRQKIELRADKVLHVGPVDPAKYPLPKMRLTLEFLRDFVHLRSRTNTISAVARIRNALAYATHTFFNKEGFLYVHTPIVTTSDCEGAGEMFQVTTLLSEAERLEKELLQNPPPSEADVEAARVVVQEKGEVVSQLKAAKASKQEIGAAVDQLKKAKESLAKVEEWSKLKPGIPKKDDGKVDYGKDFFARQAFLTVSGQLQVESYACALSSVYTFGPTFRAENSHTSRHLAEFWMVEPEIAFAELKDDMNCAEAYVKFMCQWLLDNCLEDMEFMADKFDKGCIDRLKLVASTPFIRVTYTEAVEILEDAVKNGKKFENEVKWGIDLASEHERYLTEVKFQKPVIVYNYPKDIKAFYMRLNDDLKTVAAMDVLVPKVGELIGGSQREERYDVIQTRIKEMGLPVEPYEWYLDLRRYGTVKHAGFGLGFERMILFATGLENIRDVIPFPRYPGRADL from the exons ATGGCAGACGCATCTTCTCCGCCGACGGATCAACTCGCCGCCATCACCCTCGACGAGGTTCCCAAAGCTAATTTCTCCGACCGCGTCCCCATCCGATCCATCATCTCCCGCACCGACGGCGGCTCGGGCCTCGCCGGCAGGAAGGCGCGCGTCGGCGGCTGGGTGAAGACGGGACGCAAAGCCGACAAGGACGCTTTCGCGTTCCTGGAAATCAACGACGGAAGCTGCGCCGGCAACCTCCAGGTCATCGTCGAAGCCGCGCTGGGCGAACTCGGCCAACTCGTTCCCACCGGAACATGCGTCGTCGTCGACGGCCACCTCAAACTCCCTCCCGCTGGCACCAGACAGAAGATCGAACTCCGCGCCGATAAGGTCCTCCACGTCGGTCCCGTCGATCCCGCCAAGTATCCTCTGCCCAAAATGAGACTCACTCTCGAGTTCCTCAGAGATTTCGTTCACCTTCGTTCCAGAACCAACACG ATATCTGCGGTGGCTAGAATTAGAAATGCTCTTGCGTATGCTACACATACATTTTTCAACAAGGAAGGGTTTCTATACGTGCACACGCCCATTGTTACCACAAGTGATTGCGAGGGTGCGGGTGAGATGTTTCAGGTGACCACTTTGCTGAGTGAGGCGGAGAGATTGGAGAAGGAGTTGTTGCAGAATCCACCTCCGTCGGAAGCGGATGTGGAGGCGGCTAGGGTTGTTGTTCAGGAGAAAGGGGAGGTTGTGTCTCAGTTGAAAGCTGCCAAGGCGAGTAAGCAGGAGATTGGTGCTGCTGTGGATCAGCTTAAGAAGGCGAAGGAGAGTTTGGCTAAGGTGGAGGAGTGGTCTAAGCTTAAGCCTGGGATTCCTAAAAAGGATGATGGAAAGGTGGATTATGGTAAAGATTTCTTTGCACGTCAAGCGTTTTTGACGGTTTCAGGTCAGCTTCAAGTCGAGTCTTATGCTTGTGCTCTGAGTAGTGTGTATACCTTTGGCCCCACATTTCGCGCGGAGAATTCTCACACTTCCAGGCATTTGGCCGAGTTTTGGATGGTTGAACCTGAGATTGCTTTTGCAGAGTTGAAG GATGATATGAACTGTGCCGAGGCATATGTGAAATTTATGTGTCAGTGGTTACTTGACAACTGCCTTGAGGATATGGAGTTTATGGCTGATAAGTTTGATAAAGGTTGCATTGACCGTTTGAAATTGGTTGCTTCCACTCCCTTTATTCGAGTTACATATACAGAAGCAGTGGAAATACTAGAAGATGCTGTGAAGAATGGtaagaaatttgaaaatgaagtgAAATGGGGAATTGACTTAGCATCTGAGCATGAAAG ATACCTAACAGAGGTAAAGTTTCAGAAGCCCGTCATTGTATATAACTATCCAAAAGATATCAAAGCATTCTACATGCGGCTCAATGATGACTTAAAGACAGTGGCTGCTATGGATGTGCTTGTACCCAAG GTTGGAGAGCTAATTGGTGGAAGCCAAAGGGAAGAACGTTATGATGTCATCCAGACAAG AATAAAGGAGATGGGTTTGCCTGTTGAGCCATATGAGTGGTACCTTGATCTGAGGCGGTATGGAACAGTGAAACATGCCGGATTTGGCCTTGGCTTTGAAAGGATGATTCTCTTTGCCACTGGCCTGGAAAATATTAGAGATGTGATTCCCTTCCCACGATATCCTGGCAGAGCAGATCTATGA